A region from the Alkalispirochaeta americana genome encodes:
- a CDS encoding DUF2284 domain-containing protein, with translation MSDRDYITQRHVHLTSPEELFRYYAPHRVEGYCRECPLYGRFWSCPPHPFSGRAYLSPFSQALLLAERITRNPAVPATRTLEEIFQEARRLLGEELRIFVEGKENLEVLIAGNCYHCPRCSREEGQPCRFPEKRRYSLESLGFLVSDMIQEKLALPLEWPSQGQEPAALVAVALVVAKDGEVLRELL, from the coding sequence ATGAGTGACCGTGACTACATAACCCAACGCCATGTCCATCTTACTTCCCCGGAAGAGCTCTTCAGGTATTACGCTCCCCACCGGGTGGAAGGATACTGTCGAGAGTGTCCCTTGTACGGACGGTTCTGGTCCTGCCCGCCGCACCCCTTCTCGGGAAGGGCCTACCTGAGCCCCTTTTCACAGGCTCTTTTACTGGCAGAGCGGATCACCCGCAACCCTGCTGTTCCGGCAACACGCACTCTGGAGGAAATCTTTCAGGAAGCGCGTCGCCTCCTGGGAGAGGAACTGCGGATCTTCGTCGAAGGAAAAGAAAACCTGGAGGTTCTCATTGCCGGGAACTGCTACCACTGCCCGCGGTGTAGCCGCGAAGAGGGTCAGCCCTGCCGGTTTCCCGAAAAAAGAAGATACTCCCTTGAATCGCTGGGGTTTCTCGTTTCCGACATGATTCAGGAGAAGCTGGCCCTTCCTCTGGAATGGCCCTCCCAAGGCCAGGAACCGGCCGCTCTTGTCGCCGTGGCACTTGTGGTGGCAAAGGATGGCGAGGTTTTACGAGAGCTTCTGTGA
- a CDS encoding FMN-binding protein, with protein MRRAPKLILITSGAFFLLALLFFVGGTRGMREMRSHEIAEIDMTLVEDGTHYGSSSIHRWAVDVAVMVRNHQIVEIQVLDTSRSNLPDDITSKINRNLIAQEQPLFDAVSGATMTSKGYLIAVADALGSGRRPSSPSR; from the coding sequence ATGCGAAGAGCACCAAAATTGATCTTGATAACATCGGGAGCATTTTTTCTCCTGGCACTCCTCTTTTTTGTCGGGGGCACCAGGGGGATGAGAGAAATGCGTTCCCACGAGATCGCCGAAATCGATATGACTCTGGTAGAAGACGGAACACACTACGGCTCAAGCTCCATCCACCGATGGGCCGTCGACGTAGCGGTCATGGTCAGGAACCATCAGATAGTCGAGATTCAGGTGCTCGATACGAGTCGTTCGAATCTTCCCGACGATATAACGTCAAAAATCAACAGGAACCTGATCGCACAGGAACAGCCCCTCTTTGATGCTGTCTCGGGAGCAACCATGACCAGCAAGGGATATCTGATCGCAGTCGCTGATGCTCTTGGCAGCGGGCGACGCCCCTCTTCTCCGTCCAGATAG
- a CDS encoding septal ring lytic transglycosylase RlpA family protein, whose amino-acid sequence MKRYTSRAAIIAALAVAGLSLPPLGAGADPQGDVYGIPPLPSFVAPGAREPGAASSGTPQTTPLTTASQEESRDESPDLALPDSSSPEPSREYQLEGIASWYGGKFQGRLTANGEVFDTHQISAAHRELPFGTIVRVTNQRNQRSVDVRINDRGPFVDNRVIDLSRAAADAIDMTSAGIAPVTLEIIHYEPECTLRTVQIASFSTRAGARSLHDTLARAGLSPAIEDVPNQSVYRVIIPSVPEEELPEVRRRLASIGHQNVLIRRHRPQS is encoded by the coding sequence ATGAAGCGATATACTTCTCGTGCAGCAATAATCGCGGCCCTTGCCGTGGCGGGCCTTTCGCTTCCGCCCCTCGGTGCCGGTGCGGATCCTCAAGGTGATGTCTACGGGATACCGCCCCTCCCCTCTTTTGTCGCTCCTGGAGCAAGAGAACCAGGGGCGGCTTCTTCCGGAACACCTCAGACGACGCCCCTGACCACAGCTTCCCAGGAAGAATCCCGCGATGAGAGCCCCGATCTTGCCCTGCCCGATAGTTCTTCCCCCGAACCTTCCAGAGAGTATCAGCTTGAGGGGATTGCTTCCTGGTACGGAGGAAAGTTCCAGGGGCGGCTCACGGCGAACGGCGAGGTTTTCGACACCCACCAGATCAGCGCAGCCCATCGGGAACTGCCCTTTGGCACCATCGTGCGGGTGACAAACCAAAGGAACCAGAGAAGTGTCGATGTTCGAATCAACGATCGCGGCCCCTTTGTTGACAACCGGGTTATCGATCTTTCCCGGGCCGCTGCCGATGCCATTGATATGACCTCGGCAGGAATCGCCCCGGTGACACTCGAAATAATCCACTATGAGCCGGAGTGCACCCTCCGGACGGTGCAGATAGCATCCTTCTCGACCCGCGCGGGCGCCCGATCCCTTCACGACACCCTGGCCCGGGCCGGACTCTCACCCGCAATCGAGGATGTTCCGAATCAAAGCGTGTATCGGGTAATCATCCCCTCCGTACCCGAGGAGGAACTTCCCGAAGTCCGTCGACGCCTTGCCTCAATCGGCCATCAGAACGTCCTCATACGCCGTCACAGGCCCCAATCGTAA
- a CDS encoding sensor histidine kinase: MNRFFSLRARMVLAFGGVSTLLLIAAGGISLFETGRLQRETVDAMARQIVEARSAEVGRWLEGHRNEVRILSRFEVFRTGSLAEISAHLQEHHAEINPEQENIFFVDLDGNFITSDARSGSLLKRQYIRDILTGRQSATVSDGLLSLGTGNPIVAVAREILTPSGERRGIIGASVTLQAFSQLTRSMEFGTEGYGAIVDGQGLVVGHPDPALVMRMDTLNAPDWKGVRELGIRMIAGEAGSHDYRTPQGIRRHAIFAPVPDSPNWSVAYLMPQSDIVGPVWRIVGTSMVFVLVAILGVVTTAVVSANYIAAPILGLHRAVAAIDLNDPVISESFAPLVRQRNEIGLLAQAVLGMNERILHDYRHIQDALREKDLLLKEVHHRVKNNLQIVSSILSLQGDTLVDPMAREALRECENRIHAIAAVHECSYKSSDFSRVPMDNYLQELCASLQSGLLETSDAAEVSVSAAGLSLPLEQAISCGFIVTEVVTNSLKYAFPRERSKLGKPAVRIHMGLREDQCILLISDNGVGLGAADSRSQGLGTELVMAFASQLKGSLRVTGEAGVTVEVVFPPDRGASGPGDTRSS; encoded by the coding sequence GTGAACCGGTTTTTCTCGTTGCGCGCCAGGATGGTTCTTGCCTTTGGCGGTGTGTCGACGTTGCTCTTGATTGCAGCCGGAGGGATCTCCCTGTTTGAAACGGGGAGGCTTCAACGGGAAACGGTTGATGCCATGGCCCGCCAGATTGTTGAGGCCCGGAGTGCCGAGGTAGGGCGCTGGCTTGAGGGGCACCGGAACGAGGTCAGGATACTGAGTCGCTTTGAGGTATTCAGAACCGGTTCGCTGGCAGAGATATCGGCCCACCTGCAGGAGCATCATGCCGAGATAAACCCGGAACAGGAAAACATTTTTTTTGTTGACCTTGACGGCAACTTTATTACCAGCGACGCCCGCAGCGGGAGTTTGCTGAAGCGCCAGTACATTCGGGATATCCTCACGGGCCGGCAATCTGCTACTGTCAGCGACGGTCTTCTGAGCCTGGGAACGGGAAATCCGATTGTGGCCGTGGCTCGGGAGATTCTGACCCCCTCCGGCGAGAGAAGGGGGATCATCGGCGCTTCGGTCACACTTCAAGCCTTCAGTCAGCTTACCCGGAGCATGGAGTTCGGCACAGAAGGGTACGGCGCGATCGTTGATGGCCAGGGACTGGTTGTCGGGCATCCCGATCCTGCCCTGGTAATGCGTATGGACACCCTCAATGCCCCCGACTGGAAGGGGGTAAGGGAGTTGGGTATCCGAATGATTGCTGGCGAGGCAGGCTCCCACGATTATCGAACTCCCCAGGGAATCCGGCGCCACGCAATTTTCGCTCCTGTCCCGGACTCTCCCAACTGGAGCGTGGCCTATCTTATGCCTCAGTCGGACATTGTGGGTCCGGTCTGGCGGATTGTGGGTACTTCCATGGTCTTTGTCTTGGTGGCAATTTTGGGAGTGGTGACCACAGCGGTGGTCTCGGCGAACTACATAGCCGCGCCCATTCTTGGTCTTCACCGGGCCGTGGCTGCCATTGATCTGAACGACCCCGTGATCTCTGAATCCTTTGCTCCTCTGGTGCGGCAACGTAATGAGATCGGTCTTCTTGCGCAGGCTGTGCTCGGGATGAACGAGCGAATCCTCCATGATTATCGGCACATTCAAGACGCGCTTCGCGAAAAGGATCTCCTGCTCAAGGAGGTTCACCATCGCGTAAAAAATAACCTGCAAATCGTCTCGAGTATACTCAGTCTGCAGGGGGACACTCTGGTTGATCCGATGGCCCGCGAAGCCTTGCGGGAGTGCGAGAACCGAATCCATGCGATCGCGGCGGTTCACGAATGTTCGTACAAGTCGTCGGACTTTTCCCGGGTTCCCATGGATAACTACCTCCAGGAATTGTGCGCTTCTCTCCAGAGCGGGCTCCTGGAAACCTCTGATGCGGCAGAGGTCTCGGTGAGTGCGGCCGGGCTCTCCCTGCCCCTGGAGCAAGCGATCTCCTGTGGTTTCATTGTGACCGAAGTGGTGACAAACTCGCTGAAATACGCTTTTCCCCGGGAACGGTCGAAGTTGGGAAAACCGGCAGTCAGGATACACATGGGCCTTCGCGAAGATCAGTGTATCCTTCTGATAAGCGACAACGGAGTCGGTCTGGGAGCGGCCGATTCCCGGAGTCAGGGGCTCGGGACGGAACTGGTAATGGCCTTTGCATCGCAGTTGAAAGGGAGCTTGCGGGTAACCGGCGAGGCAGGCGTTACGGTGGAGGTGGTGTTCCCCCCCGATCGGGGAGCGTCTGGCCCGGGCGATACTCGTTCCAGTTGA
- a CDS encoding GGDEF domain-containing protein codes for MNGFRENQADTLALSRSTLARMGLFVKNQAGTPLFVSRFWADLGYGEEDLQGDSWIDCLHPDDQEEARLLQADLLAGKRDHGRLICRVRSARGEWRWCVASAMLDGDFPAGEILYVGHVQDVTYLKELQREAEEARALAEERASEAESLRYAGAIIAASLDKREMVLRVAHQLRRLIPLEYSIVFERSGRELSALVDRETTLLPLAFFERGAGYDALLRCLRSALPEQFRDTETESRSWLAVPLVIRGGLEGVCALSRRDGEIFSEAEIRKALGIADFLALALNNGRLYEGMSVLATTDQLSGLANRHAFFLEAQIMLDESWRRGQTLSCLLIDLDFFKEINDTWGHLAGDQALREVAGAIKSCLRDDDLIGRYGGEEFSALLPGAGEEACRAAAERVRQKVRELQISSIGRRITCSVGVAVIPGDPAQDCPGLDVVLSLADEALYEAKKSGRDRVVLADTPWACGNSQKLS; via the coding sequence ATGAATGGTTTTCGGGAAAACCAGGCCGACACGCTGGCACTTTCCCGCTCGACTCTGGCCCGAATGGGGCTCTTTGTAAAAAATCAGGCTGGTACTCCTCTCTTTGTGAGCCGCTTCTGGGCAGATCTTGGCTACGGCGAGGAAGATCTCCAGGGAGACTCCTGGATAGATTGCCTTCACCCCGACGATCAGGAAGAGGCCCGACTTCTTCAGGCTGATCTTCTGGCGGGCAAGCGCGATCATGGCCGTCTGATCTGTCGGGTACGCTCCGCCCGGGGAGAGTGGCGGTGGTGTGTCGCCTCGGCCATGCTTGATGGCGACTTCCCCGCAGGAGAGATCCTTTATGTAGGCCATGTCCAGGATGTAACCTATCTAAAAGAACTGCAACGGGAAGCTGAGGAGGCCCGGGCCCTTGCAGAAGAGCGTGCTTCCGAGGCGGAGTCTTTGCGCTATGCCGGAGCAATCATCGCGGCCAGCCTGGACAAGCGGGAAATGGTCTTGCGGGTGGCTCACCAGCTTCGAAGGCTTATCCCCCTGGAGTATTCCATCGTCTTTGAGCGGTCAGGACGGGAGTTGAGTGCCCTGGTCGATCGGGAAACAACGCTTCTTCCGTTAGCGTTCTTTGAGCGGGGTGCCGGTTACGACGCGCTCCTGCGATGCCTGCGATCGGCCCTGCCGGAACAGTTTCGGGATACAGAGACCGAGTCACGCTCCTGGCTTGCCGTTCCGCTGGTGATCCGGGGTGGCCTGGAGGGGGTATGCGCCCTCAGCCGAAGGGACGGTGAGATCTTCTCCGAGGCCGAGATACGAAAAGCCCTGGGGATTGCCGATTTCCTTGCCCTGGCGCTCAATAATGGCCGGCTCTATGAAGGCATGAGCGTTCTGGCAACGACCGATCAGTTAAGCGGCCTTGCAAACCGCCATGCCTTCTTTCTTGAAGCGCAGATCATGCTGGATGAGTCCTGGCGACGTGGTCAGACTCTGAGTTGCCTTCTGATAGATCTGGATTTCTTCAAGGAAATCAACGATACCTGGGGGCATCTGGCTGGCGATCAGGCGCTTCGGGAGGTGGCTGGAGCGATCAAATCCTGCCTCAGGGATGACGATTTGATAGGTCGTTACGGTGGAGAAGAGTTTTCGGCTCTTCTCCCCGGCGCCGGAGAAGAGGCCTGTCGTGCTGCAGCAGAGCGGGTTCGCCAGAAGGTGCGCGAACTCCAGATATCCTCAATTGGCCGCAGGATAACCTGTAGCGTGGGCGTTGCAGTCATCCCGGGTGATCCGGCTCAGGACTGCCCCGGGCTGGATGTGGTCTTGTCATTGGCTGACGAGGCCCTCTATGAGGCGAAAAAATCCGGCCGGGACCGGGTGGTCCTGGCTGACACCCCCTGGGCGTGCGGCAATTCACAGAAGCTCTCGTAA
- the lysS gene encoding lysine--tRNA ligase has product MGHSTGHTQPASTHWADINAARIIREKGEKDRYTCASGITPSGTVHVGNFREIISVDLVVRALRDLGKNVRFLYSWDDYDVFRKVPGNVPDPQGWQQYLRQPITSVPDPAGTEASYARANEAELEGQLERVGIEPEYIYQAGQYQASRYAPGMRTALERREEIRDALNRFRTTPLPQDWWPLSVFSRFTNRDTTTILGWDGEWAVTYRCDETSQEDTVDLRETGCAKLPWRIDWPMRWSVEGVDFEPAGKDHHSEGGSFDTARLVSKEIYGFDPPVTFQYDFISIKGRGGKMSSSSGEVISLRDVLQVYQPEVVRYLFAGTRPNSEFAISFDLDVIKIYEDYDRCERIYFGQDQVNEKRAEKERRIYELSQVQSVPRELPGQVPFRHLCNLLLIHDGLLEAALGAMPGYEGFDEELRRRARQRAQCAWEWITTFAPEEFRFSVVDPHRDQAIDLPSAERTAVAGLRNLVAERLDILDEKGVQDEIYQIARDAGLEPKDFFAVLYRILIRKEKGPRLGGFLKTLGQRRLLDILEFYGPG; this is encoded by the coding sequence ATGGGACATTCTACGGGACACACACAACCAGCAAGCACACATTGGGCGGACATCAACGCTGCCAGGATTATACGCGAGAAGGGCGAAAAAGATCGCTATACCTGTGCCTCGGGCATAACTCCCTCGGGGACCGTCCACGTGGGCAATTTTCGGGAGATCATCTCGGTGGACCTGGTGGTTCGAGCCCTGCGGGATCTGGGGAAGAACGTTCGCTTTCTTTACTCCTGGGATGATTACGACGTCTTCCGAAAAGTGCCCGGGAACGTTCCGGATCCCCAGGGGTGGCAGCAGTACCTGCGCCAGCCAATAACCAGCGTGCCCGATCCGGCAGGGACCGAAGCGAGCTATGCCCGGGCTAACGAGGCGGAGCTTGAGGGACAGCTGGAGCGCGTAGGCATAGAGCCGGAATACATCTATCAGGCCGGGCAGTACCAGGCATCCCGCTACGCTCCGGGAATGCGCACCGCCCTGGAGCGACGTGAAGAGATCAGGGATGCTCTGAACCGCTTTCGTACCACACCGCTGCCACAGGATTGGTGGCCCCTGAGCGTCTTCAGCCGCTTTACCAACCGTGATACCACGACAATTCTCGGATGGGACGGAGAATGGGCTGTAACGTATCGCTGCGACGAGACAAGCCAGGAAGACACTGTTGATCTTCGTGAGACGGGATGCGCAAAGTTGCCCTGGCGAATCGATTGGCCCATGCGCTGGAGCGTAGAAGGCGTCGATTTCGAGCCCGCAGGGAAGGATCATCACAGCGAGGGGGGCAGCTTTGACACGGCCCGTCTGGTCTCGAAGGAGATCTACGGCTTTGATCCTCCCGTGACCTTTCAGTACGACTTTATCAGTATCAAGGGCCGTGGCGGGAAGATGTCCAGTTCCTCGGGCGAGGTTATCAGTCTGCGCGATGTTCTGCAGGTCTATCAACCCGAAGTTGTGCGCTATCTCTTTGCCGGCACCCGGCCAAACTCGGAGTTTGCCATCTCCTTCGACCTCGACGTGATCAAGATCTACGAGGATTACGACCGGTGCGAGCGCATCTATTTTGGCCAGGATCAGGTAAACGAGAAACGGGCCGAGAAGGAACGCAGAATCTACGAGTTGTCCCAGGTGCAATCGGTGCCCCGGGAACTTCCTGGTCAGGTCCCGTTTCGGCATCTCTGCAACCTCCTTCTCATTCATGACGGTCTCCTGGAGGCTGCCCTGGGTGCGATGCCCGGGTACGAAGGGTTCGACGAGGAACTGCGCCGCCGGGCACGACAGCGGGCCCAGTGCGCCTGGGAGTGGATCACCACCTTCGCCCCCGAGGAGTTCCGTTTTTCCGTGGTGGATCCTCACCGTGATCAGGCCATCGACCTCCCGTCTGCCGAGAGAACTGCCGTGGCAGGCCTGCGAAATCTTGTGGCAGAGCGGCTTGATATCCTTGATGAAAAGGGTGTTCAGGACGAGATCTATCAGATTGCCCGAGATGCCGGGCTCGAGCCGAAGGATTTCTTTGCAGTCCTCTACCGGATACTGATCAGAAAAGAAAAGGGTCCCCGTCTGGGAGGGTTCCTGAAAACCCTGGGGCAGCGACGGCTTCTGGATATCCTGGAATTTTATGGGCCCGGATGA